The following is a genomic window from Doryrhamphus excisus isolate RoL2022-K1 chromosome 3, RoL_Dexc_1.0, whole genome shotgun sequence.
ggacgcgcaggcaacgctgcaaacgctgcaaatgacgtcgtatagcggcctgtcacgattcggcgaatcggagcgccacgatgcggccatccgatatatgcgagggaaatttaatggaaatgcattggaacgggactggagattttgtccaaaataggcgaaatccgttataaaaaatttgatatatgcaatgaatttttattggaaatgcattacagaaaaatcggttcttttttatctgtccgttgtgagcgaatttccgatatatccgagtccgatatatccgaggtttactgtattggatAAAAGGTGAAGTGGAATTTGTCATTAATTGATTCTggaaatgggcggcacggcggtcgagtggtttgcatggtctcgccgtgcatgcgtgggttttctccgggtactcccacattccaaaaacatgctaggttaattggcgactccaaattgtccataggtatgaatgtgagtgtgaatggttgtttctatatgtgcactgtgatcgcccgaagacagctgggataggctccagcaccccccgcgaccctcgtgaggaaaaagcggtagaaaatgaatgaatgaatgaatgattctggAAATGTGCAGCATGGAAGCGGTATTGCATGTACATTACAGTTTACAGTAAATAATCATGTGTTGTGTCGTGTGTGTTTTTCCTCTGTCGACATTTAAGAATTCCTGAAATTTTCCAAGTAATGTAAGATTTACTGGTCATCTCCAGCtctacaatacacacacactgttttaGTATTCCTGCAAAAAACACCTGTTGCTCACACAGGCTTAATTTAATGCAGATTGTAGGGCATCAGTTACGTCAGGATAATTACTGTAATGGTCGCTTTTTTCGCCCTTTGCACGATGAACTGTGTGTTGTCCTGCGACCCATTCTCATTTGTTTACCCGCCCCCCTCTATCCAATACACCGTGCACTTCCCCCTGGCATGTTTGCCCTCTGGACCAGCACACAGTCCAGGACTAAATACTCCTCCAGAACTTCTACAGCTCTCCTATGCTTGGGAGTCCATTGACGAGCTTGACACCTGAGAGACCATACGCTACACGGGGGGATGATGGCAGGTGGACTCCTACTACTCGCATTGAGCGTCACGGCGATGGTGTGGGGGGCCCAGGGGCAGGTGAACAGACAGTGGAAGGTACTTTcgatacatattattattatatatatatatatatatatatattattattattattacattgctATAATGTCACCTGTGGCGTTTAGAATCAAGTCTCGGGGGATGCAACCGTTTACCTGGGCCAGCACAGAAACGCATGGAGGCCGCTGATGCACATCGCCGTCAACCTCACCAAGATAAGAGAGTGTGTGAGGAGTGCACTGTAGGTTAATCGCTGACATTTAATGTCTCTCTGATTTGATTCATCCATTTCTGCAGCATTAAGTCATCCTTTCAGCTGAGGACGTACGACCCAGAAGGAGCCATCTTCTACGGGGACACCAAAAGCGGCAGGGACTGGTTCATTTTGTCCCTCAAAGACGGATTCCCTCTCATGCAAATCAGCCGCAGCGGGGTTCTTGTCAACGTGGCGGGGGGCCCCAAGCTCAATGACGGGCGATGGCACACGGTGAGTCCTGTGATGCTACTGGTTGGGGTTCTCGAGGTGATTGACATGTCTCACTGTTTTTGTCTCTACTTCCAAGCTGGAGGTGAGCAACCAAGGATATTTTGTGATCCTGGAGGTGGACGGCGCCATGGGGCTAGTAGCAGGTTTGCAGTCTGATAACATAGAGGAGGTCATCTCAGGGGATCTCAGACTGGCGCTTGGCGGGATCCTGATACCCAAGGAGAGGATGTTGGTTCAGGTACACCATTAACTTAACCACCTTGCTGTGAACAAAGAGCAACAATGGAGGACATCTGGCCTTTTTGGCATGTAGCTGCACCCTTTAAGTCTTTAGCGCCAACCAAACTTGACTCTTAGCCAACCAACCCGTTTTTCCGCACGTGTTCAGCAAAATTCATTGTTGCCTTTTTGGCTGCAGTTTGAGCCGCAGATGGACGCTTGTGTGCGGGGGGGCAGCTGGCTGAACCTGAGCATCCCCTGGGAGACGGAGGCCGAGGAGCTCTGGCCGTGCTATCAAAACATCCGACCTGGAAGCTTCTTCCCCGGAAGTGGTCTCGTCATTGTCAACACCTCAGGTGGGGGGCACACGGGTGTGTTTATTTGTAGTAAAATATTGCATAATTCTGCAGAAAATTTAGTCTGATGCCTTGGCTTTTATTTGTGGATGTCTTTCTTGTAGTTTTGCAGATTGCTGATTCACACAGTGTGAAGATTGAATTATGGGGAGAATTCACTAAAATGGATGGTGCGATTCTCAGTATAAGGACTCCCGGCCTGGCGCCGATGTTCACTTTAGTAGCTGATAATACCACAAAGGTATGCGCATAGATCAGACATAATACAGACAATTGAGGAATAATTTTTTTGAGCATTTATCAATCATGCCCGAGCCCGTACAGTGAACACCTATTGGATTCACAGGAAGTAACACTCTCCTTCAGTGGTCATAAAATGAGTCTCAAGGAAAACTTCAGCAGACTACAGATGACCTTTGGGACTGATTTGCTGGAAGTACTGCATGATGGAGCTGACTCAAAGGTCACGAAGAAGCTCCTCACTCCACTAAGGCATTCAGGTCTTTTGAGCACATTGAGAGAAAGCCACATTGCCATTGGAGGCCTTCTCGGTCAGATTACACTTCATTAAAATATATCTACATCTTCTACACTACATCCGACTGACTTTTCATCACTTTTCAGGTAAAGATGACATGGGCTCCTTCTTGAGAGGCTGTCTGGAGAAGATCCAAGTCCAAGGAAAGGATGTTGACCTAGATCTGACATTTAAAGACATGTCCATTTCCTCCCACAGCTGCCCTGTGTAAACCACAGCATCAGGCGTTCATTGTACAAACTGGCCTTGTATATGTGTGTCACAATTACATTAATCCTAATGAAAGAGAGCCAGAATATCGCAATATTAAGTCATGCATGTTTCCTAGgctcaaaaatgtaaacaatatacaacaattctgcacaataaaattattaaatgttgATTTAATGTGACAAGCATAAGACATCTTGACCTTCTTGACTTCAACTATATGgtaatgtttaatttattttgaacatgcacgTAGAATAAATACATCACACAGtgcaattcacagttccacaggtGTGTAATCACTGTAAAGAAACcataagtcataataatataataatgaataaataaataaatgttgaaaGGGTCAATAATTACATAGTTGCGTAATAGAAACATGACTATAGACAATGTACTCACAAAGACCTGAAGAGTTAAGTGCAAGAGGTCAGTGATAAATAATGGGCAATAAAAGCGTTTAACATAAGATTCAACAAAAaagttttatctttttttttttttttttgagaggcTGTTGGAGATTTAACACATGGTGCTTGCCCCCTCTAGTGGATTAAGAACATTTATGTTCAAGTGACATCCTCATACTGACGGAATACCTGATcctatattatttaatatgtactgtattattaggattattatcagaaatgtaattatttacttTGATTGTGAGGGTGAGGGTAGCGTATTTACAGTGTAACACACACTCTCACCAATGCATCGatataaataatcaaaaaaatgtataatcttgatataatgtgataataattacataaaataaatgctCTGCACAGTCTACATAcgtaatgtaaacaaataacagTGGGTGGGGCGGCGGGTGCCGTATGTCGCCTGTTATGACGTCACTGTCGCAAACCATTTCTGTCGTGAAACCTGGCCGCCCCCTAATGATGGCGGCGGAGCTACATCCGCGGAGCGGAAAGCTGATCGGCCTGTCGAACTCCAACCGAACCGCCCGGCGCAACCAGCCAGTCCAAGAGTTCAACCATGGCCTGGTGCTAAGCAAAGAGCCACTGAGGGATCGGGATGTATTCACTGTCCGCATCGATAAGAAGGTAAAAAACGCAGCCGCCATTGCTGTTGAGAGCAGGGGGTGAGACGGGGGAATGCGAGGACAGTACTTGGTGGGACGGCTTGAGGGGTCTGCATGTCTTCCCGCAATCGGGGCTTCTCTCCGACCGAACAGCTCGACTTGACAACGGCTTTCCTCTGACTAATAACGACATTCTGCTAGGGATTTATTAGCTACATTGATTgccacatacatacacatatacacacacacatatatatataaatatatatatagatatgttatatgtacacacacacctacacacatgtcacatatatacatacatgcacgcatacatatacatatgcgtGTATGTGCGCGCCTTGGTGTGTATAGCAACACTGAGGCTGCAGCTAACAGTTCATTAGCCTGGTTATGCtaactatgtgtgtgtttatgtccaTTCCTAtgtagatagatatagatacatATTCATAAACATATATGTAGATGTACAGAGGAAGTGAATGTTGGCGAGCTTGACTGACAGGTGTCTTTTGTCTTGTTTGTCCTAGCTCACTTGACTTGAGTTTATTCATGTAATTTGGACTTGTTTCGTAGTTTCCTGTCACCTTCTCTGCTCTGTCACattatacattaataataataataacaataaagcaGCTAGCAACCTGTTTATGAACCTTTGAAATGTTTTGTCATTGCTTGACTTTAATATTTGAGGTTGAGTTTTGCCCAGAAGCCCAGAActgagcataaaaaaacatattaaatatcACTCCTGGGCTGTAAGTGATTATCCTTCCCATGTGATGCTCTCAGTTTGAGGAGTACTCTAGTAATGAGACCTCCATGCAAAATCAATGCCCTTCCATCACAATGCGCCCAGATTGGCATTACTGTATTGTCCATCCAGTCTACATCCACTCAGCTACAGAGGAAGTGGATGCACTTTTCATATTGGGGCTCGACTAAAATGTCAGCTTGCTAATTGCtttaaacatttcttttttcttccctttttctGAGGAATAAGGGTTTGGGAGCAACTAAGATGTCTAAGTTGCTGATGGACTAATTAATTTAAGAGGGGCCTCCGTTCTGTTGTTGCTATAGAGCATATGGTATTTCAGCAGCCCTCATAGTGATGCTCAAGGTCACTTGTGTTTGCCTCCGGTGTCTCGCAGGGCACTTGCTAGCCGGCTGGCATCACACTGGTaaaaaatgaagcaaaaagGAAGACAAAAACAGAATTTAATCAATATTGTGAGACATtatcgtgcacacacacacaccaggcttTCTATTGCTGGGAAGTGGATGATATGTGGGGCTATTTGTTATGTGATATGAAGAATATAATGTGACAGGGTGCCATTTATTTATAGATGGGGCGTCGTGGTAGGTAGTAAACTTTTATTAaggttcattttgtcatttgcaGTACTGTCTATAAGTTGTGGACCGATCAAAATGGATGTATGTGCTTCTATCACCTGCTTGTGATGTTGCATTGTGTGTGATGTGTCAATGCTTTATTCTCCACAAGCAGTGTCTTCACTGacaggctaaaaataacccaaGGGCTTATAAAACAAATCACTTTTATATCCATCTGCAGTTTTTAGCTCGGCACTTGAGCTATTTAGTACAAAGTCCCACTTCCCCGGCTTCCAGGCTCAAGCACGATCCAACCGGAAATGTTTCTCCTGTGCTGTGCTGCTCGCCGTTGTCTCTCAGCTTTGCCTTTTTTTAACACTCCCCAGGTGAACTTGTGGAGCGGTTCCATTGAGATTGGCGTGACAACACTGGACCCCGCCCTGCTGGACTTCCCCAGCAGTGCCACGGGCCTGAAGGGCGGCTCGTGGATTGTGTCTGGCTGCTCGGTGCTCAGGGACGGCCGTTCAGTGTTGGAGGAGTACGGCCGCGACCTGGATCAGCTGTCAGAGGGCGACCGTGTGGGCATCCAGCGCAGCTCCCACGGAGAGCTTCACTTGTGGGTCAACGGCCAGGACTGTGGTGCGGCCGCCAGCGGCTTGCCATCCAAACTGTGGGCCGTGGTTGACCTGTACGGAAAGTGCACGCAGGTGACGGTGGTGAGTTGTGAGCCACCGTCGCCTTCCGTCGAAAGAGAGACAGTAGTTCGGGATGAAGTggatgaggaagaagaggaggaggaggtgcgaGAGGATGCGGGCATCACGGCACTGATGAATGTGGCAGCAATGAATGGAGTCATGACGGGAGACGAAGGTAGGGAATATGTCATTAAACTATTTCGTCTGTTAATTTTCTTaatgtgttcattttcactCTGCTGCTTATTAGTGCCTGAACTTAGTTGCAGCAGACCAGACAAGTTCCCCAACAACCTGGAGCCAgaagcaggtaaaaaaaacatccaatcaGGAAACGAGTATTTGGTCACATGAGCCCTTTTGATGGTTGCTCTCCTCAGTTCTGACAGAGCACCAGCTCTTTGACGTCTTCAACAACGCAATAGTATCTTTTTACCGTGCCGAGGATGAAGGCGGAGGCGAAGACGGCAATGGAGGAACGGGAGGAGGAGCTACAGGAAACAATTCCTCCTCCTCAAGAAATGACACAAGGAACGGCGGTGGAGGAGGCGCAGCGAGCAATGACAACGGGACTGAGACACCATCAGGCGGGCCCGGAGGGGATGATGCCGGGAACACAAACGGCAGCCCCGCTGGTACGGCGGGAGGAGGAACTGGATCTGGGACTGTAATGGGCGGCTTGACCACCAACGATGCCCTCCTCTTCCACGAGAAGTGCGGCACGCTGATCAAACTGAGCAATAACAACAAGACGGCGGAGAGGAGGAGACCTCTGGATGAGTTCAACAACGGAGTGGTTATGACCAACCGACCGCTACGACATAACGAGATGTTTGAGGTGAAAACACAACACGTTGTACATGAAAATAATGCTCTCAGTTGAACGGGCCCatactcttaatattttcagaTTCGCATTGACAAACTGGTGGACAAGTGGTCGGGTTCAATCGAGATCGGGGTGACCACACACATCCCAAACAATCTGGACTACCCTGCTACCATGACCAATCTGCGTTCAggtaacacaaaaaacacactaaagCAAAGTATTACAAATGTTAACCACTCATGTTTAATGTCAGGTACAATCATGATGAGTGGCTGTGGAATACTGACCAATGGGAAAGGTACCAGGCGGGAATATTGCGAGTTTAGCTTGGATGAACTCCAGGTTTGTGATCATGCATATACGCATACTATTTAAGTGTGTGCAACTTTTTGTCGTCACAGTGTTTTATgttatcctgtgtgtgtgtgcatccctCTCAGGAGGGAGATCACATTGGGCTGATGCGCAAAGCCAGCGGTGCGCTTCATTTCTACATCAACGGCATCGATCAAGGTGACTCACATGGACAAACTCACTACAGTGTAAAAAAGGGGGTGATGACAGCATCTCTTTCATTATCCTGCTTTTAACGGCGTCATATCCTGTAAAGGTGTTGCAGCAGCCCAGACCCCTGGCGTCGTGTACGGCGTGGTGGACCTCTACGGCATGGCCGTCAAGGTCACTATTGTTCACAACCACAACCATAGCGACCGCCTCCGACGAAACAATGCCATCATGAGGGCCTTGTCACCTGATGTCGGTCGACCCAGGCCCGCCCTCTCACTCACTCCTGACACGGAGGCACATGACCGACTGCTCTTCCACCCGAACTGTGGCCAGAAAGCTGCCATCATCAGTGATGGCAGGACGGCGCTACGGCCACAGTAAGGCATCCTCTGGATTCCACACTTCTTTTTCGATATTGAGAGCATTTGAACTTCATACTCATTCTTGCCCCTCAGTGCCACCGATGACTTCAATCATGGCGTCGTCCTCAGCAGCAGGCCGCTGCGCTCAAATGAGGTGTTCCAGGTCCGCATTGACAAGATGGTGGACAAATGGGCTGGCTCTATTGAAATCGGAGTGACGACACACAACCCTGCCTACCTGCAGCTACCCTCCACTATGACAAATTTGCGCTCAggtaaacaaaaatacagtataataaccAAGCATA
Proteins encoded in this region:
- the shbg gene encoding sex hormone-binding globulin isoform X1, with translation MMAGGLLLLALSVTAMVWGAQGQVNRQWKNQVSGDATVYLGQHRNAWRPLMHIAVNLTKIRDIKSSFQLRTYDPEGAIFYGDTKSGRDWFILSLKDGFPLMQISRSGVLVNVAGGPKLNDGRWHTLEVSNQGYFVILEVDGAMGLVAGLQSDNIEEVISGDLRLALGGILIPKERMLVQFEPQMDACVRGGSWLNLSIPWETEAEELWPCYQNIRPGSFFPGSGLVIVNTSGGGHTVLQIADSHSVKIELWGEFTKMDGAILSIRTPGLAPMFTLVADNTTKEVTLSFSGHKMSLKENFSRLQMTFGTDLLEVLHDGADSKVTKKLLTPLRHSGLLSTLRESHIAIGGLLGKDDMGSFLRGCLEKIQVQGKDVDLDLTFKDMSISSHSCPV
- the shbg gene encoding sex hormone-binding globulin isoform X2, with translation MMAGGLLLLALSVTAMVWGAQGQVNRQWKNQVSGDATVYLGQHRNAWRPLMHIAVNLTKIRDIKSSFQLRTYDPEGAIFYGDTKSGRDWFILSLKDGFPLMQISRSGVLVNVAGGPKLNDGRWHTLEVSNQGYFVILEVDGAMGLVAGLQSDNIEEVISGDLRLALGGILIPKERMLVQFEPQMDACVRGGSWLNLSIPWETEAEELWPCYQNIRPGSFFPGSGLVIVNTSVLQIADSHSVKIELWGEFTKMDGAILSIRTPGLAPMFTLVADNTTKEVTLSFSGHKMSLKENFSRLQMTFGTDLLEVLHDGADSKVTKKLLTPLRHSGLLSTLRESHIAIGGLLGKDDMGSFLRGCLEKIQVQGKDVDLDLTFKDMSISSHSCPV